A genomic window from Streptomyces broussonetiae includes:
- a CDS encoding helix-turn-helix domain-containing protein — translation MTKQNSASPLPPPKERRRLRESRSLTLDQVAERIGVSRTTLHAWESGRGLPGGAEGEAYARLLAALALTPLTPPAGDRRRVPAPACALENLTPTQAFDALYVFCTPALVRQAYLLCGSRELAREAVERAFQLAWQRWPVVARDRDPAGWVRAVAYDCALSPWHRFRPRHRYPEPPPADPADRALLHALLELPPSYRRTLVLYDGVGLDLPETAAETEASTPAAANRLTHAREAVAARIPELADPAELHRRLLELASADRLRAAGPSLVRTVGERRNVFWTRTAIAFTVTIIGATTLTLRTAPTHYEPPIAPAQAVQGVPLRAAAGPLSHDEQTLRTKLRRSESSGPERVRPLAG, via the coding sequence GTGACGAAGCAGAACTCTGCCAGTCCGCTGCCACCGCCGAAGGAACGCCGACGCCTGCGCGAGTCCCGGTCGCTGACGCTGGATCAGGTCGCGGAGCGGATCGGCGTCAGCCGCACGACGCTGCACGCATGGGAGTCCGGCCGCGGCCTCCCGGGCGGAGCCGAGGGCGAGGCGTACGCCAGACTGCTGGCGGCCCTCGCACTGACACCTCTCACCCCACCGGCGGGCGACCGGCGGAGGGTTCCCGCCCCTGCCTGCGCATTGGAGAACCTGACGCCCACTCAGGCCTTCGACGCGCTGTACGTGTTCTGCACTCCCGCTCTCGTGCGCCAGGCCTATCTGCTGTGCGGGAGCCGGGAGCTGGCCCGCGAGGCCGTGGAGCGGGCCTTCCAGCTGGCCTGGCAGCGCTGGCCCGTCGTGGCCCGGGACCGGGATCCGGCCGGCTGGGTACGGGCCGTGGCGTACGACTGTGCGCTCTCCCCCTGGCACCGCTTCCGCCCCCGCCACCGGTACCCGGAGCCGCCGCCCGCCGACCCGGCCGACCGCGCGCTGCTGCACGCCCTACTCGAACTGCCGCCGTCGTACCGGCGCACACTCGTCCTGTACGACGGGGTGGGCCTCGACCTGCCGGAGACCGCGGCGGAGACGGAGGCCAGCACTCCGGCGGCGGCGAACCGGCTGACCCACGCCCGCGAGGCCGTGGCGGCCCGCATCCCGGAACTGGCCGACCCCGCCGAACTCCACCGGCGGCTGCTCGAACTGGCCTCGGCCGATCGGCTGCGCGCGGCCGGGCCGTCGCTGGTGCGTACCGTCGGCGAACGGCGCAACGTCTTCTGGACCCGCACGGCGATCGCGTTCACGGTGACGATCATCGGCGCGACCACGCTCACGCTGCGCACCGCACCGACGCACTACGAGCCGCCGATCGCCCCGGCCCAGGCGGTGCAGGGGGTGCCGCTGCGAGCCGCAGCGGGCCCCCTCTCGCACGACGAACAGACCCTGCGGACGAAGCTGCGCAGGTCGGAGTCGAGCGGGCCGGAAAGAGTGCGGCCACTGGCCGGGTGA
- the sucD gene encoding succinate--CoA ligase subunit alpha: MAIWLNKDSKVIVQGMTGATGMKHTKLMLGDGTDVVGGVNPRKAGTTVDFDGKKVPVFGTVAEAIKETGANVSVIFVPEKFTKDAVVEAIDAEIPLAVVITEGIAVHDTAAFWAYAGKKGNKTRIIGPNCPGIITPGQSNVGIIPGDITKPGRIGLVSKSGTLTYQMMYELRDIGFSTAVGIGGDPIIGTTHIDALAAFQDDPDTELIVMIGEIGGDAEERAAAFIKENVTKPVVGYVAGFTAPEGKTMGHAGAIVSGSSGTAQAKKEALEAAGVKVGKTPTETAKLAREILGG, encoded by the coding sequence ATGGCTATCTGGCTCAACAAGGACAGCAAGGTCATCGTCCAGGGCATGACCGGCGCCACCGGCATGAAGCACACCAAGCTCATGCTCGGCGACGGCACCGACGTCGTGGGCGGCGTGAACCCGCGCAAGGCGGGCACCACCGTGGACTTCGACGGCAAGAAGGTACCGGTCTTCGGTACGGTCGCCGAGGCCATCAAGGAGACCGGCGCGAACGTCTCCGTGATCTTCGTGCCGGAGAAGTTCACCAAGGACGCGGTCGTCGAGGCCATCGACGCCGAGATCCCGCTGGCCGTCGTGATCACCGAGGGCATCGCCGTGCACGACACGGCCGCCTTCTGGGCGTACGCCGGCAAGAAGGGCAACAAGACCCGCATCATCGGCCCGAACTGCCCCGGCATCATCACCCCGGGCCAGTCGAACGTCGGCATCATCCCGGGCGACATCACCAAGCCGGGCCGCATCGGCCTGGTCTCGAAGTCCGGCACGCTGACGTACCAGATGATGTACGAGCTGCGCGACATCGGCTTCTCGACCGCCGTCGGCATCGGTGGCGACCCGATCATCGGCACCACGCACATCGACGCCCTGGCCGCCTTCCAGGACGACCCCGACACCGAGCTGATCGTGATGATCGGTGAGATCGGCGGCGACGCCGAGGAGCGTGCCGCGGCGTTCATCAAGGAGAACGTGACCAAGCCGGTCGTCGGCTACGTCGCGGGCTTCACCGCGCCCGAGGGCAAGACCATGGGTCACGCCGGCGCCATCGTCTCCGGCTCCTCCGGCACCGCACAGGCCAAGAAGGAGGCCCTGGAGGCCGCGGGCGTCAAGGTCGGCAAGACGCCGACCGAGACGGCGAAGCTCGCCCGCGAGATCCTGGGCGGCTGA